The Fibrobacter sp. UWT2 sequence GGTTGCCCGGTGCAGACCAGCTGGACATTTCAATCTTCAAGTGGTTGCCGAGGCGCTGCTTGGCTGCCTGCACGATTTCGATATCGTCTTGGCTGACCTTGGCAGTATCGGCCTGGAGCCAGTTGCCCACGCGCAAAAGAGAAAGGTTGAGGCCCGTAAAGGCTGTATCAAAAAGGGCTTGCTTGTTCTTGTCGGCAAGTGCCGTAATCCAGCTTTGGTAGTAAACGGATCCGCCGCCGAAACCGACAATTTCTTGCTTGGTTGCGGCCGGGTCGACAGTAATGCTTGCTGCAGAAGCGATTGTGGCTGCAGCGAGGGCTGCAGTAGTCAATTTTTTCATCATAACACAACTCCAAATTTTGGTTGAAAATAGCTTTATTTTTCGGTTCTGTTTACCCTTGAATTGTAAAAAAGAAAATGGAAATCCCATATTGTAAGTTTTTGGGTATATTTAAACCTATGAAGGATGAAAACGAATCTGGAATTGTAGAAGAGCGACCGGCTAGACAGATGGTGCGCCCCACAAAGGCTACGGATGATGTGCCTTTGCATTTGGTGTCGGTAAAGCACGAAACGCCGTCGACGTTTAGCTTGGCGGAACCGGGTTCTTGGCCGGTTGTGATGCAGTTTTTTCTTTACCCTAAAACGCTTGCGGGAACTCCATTTTTTATAGTCAGGGCGTTTCTGGTTGTGATGATGGCTTTCTATTCGGTTCAATTGGTGCAGGAAGGGTACGATGCATGGGTGGCGCAGTTCTTGCATTGTTTGAATTTGCCGGTGCATGAAACAGGGCACTTGGTGTTTTCGATTTTCGGGAACCGAGTGTTGCATTCGCTGGGCGGTTCGCTGTTCCAGATTATTATGCCGCTCGTATTCTGCTTTGCATTGTGGATTAAGCCGCGCGATATTTTAGGGGCATCTATTGCGCTTTGGTGGGCGTTCGAAAACTTTATCGATGTGGCCGTGTACATTGATGACGCACTGCATATGAAACTGATGCTCATTAGTGGTGGCACCGGTGCCGAAGCCCCTTACGGATTCCATGACTGGAATTTTATTCTGTCCGAGATGGGATTGTTGCTCAAGTACGATACGATCGCAAATGCCGTCTATACCGCAGGCTATGTGGGAATGTGGCTTTGCGTGCTTTGGGGCGCCTGGAGCTTATTCTACTACTGGTTTTTCCAGCGAAATGACGACTAAATTTTAGCGACTAGATTTTGCTGCAGATGGGGCAGTTTTCGGGCTTGTGGCCGAGCGCCTTGCAGTAAGTTCGCCCGAACAAGATGATTTGCAAGTGGCGCTTTTCCCACTCGTTTTCGGGGAAGATTTTCTTGAGGTCTTTCTCAGTTTGTTCAACTGAAGAACCGTCGGAAAGTCCCCAGCGTTTGGCGAGGCGGTGAATGTGCGTGTCCACCGGGAAGGCGGGAATCTTGAACGCATGAATCATCATGACGCTAGCTGTCTTGTGGCCTACGCCGGGAAGCGCCTCGAGTTCTTCGAAGGTCTGCGGGACTACGCTGTCGTACTTTTCGACAAGAATCTTTGACAAGTTGAAAATGTTCTTGCCTTTGGTAGTCGAAAGGCCGCAGGGCTTGATGATT is a genomic window containing:
- the nth gene encoding endonuclease III produces the protein MKKADKIKFISETLDELLPDPPIPLDYSDPYTLLVAVVLSAQCTDLRVNQVTRELYKKAKTPKAMVKLGVKKITEIIKPCGLSTTKGKNIFNLSKILVEKYDSVVPQTFEELEALPGVGHKTASVMMIHAFKIPAFPVDTHIHRLAKRWGLSDGSSVEQTEKDLKKIFPENEWEKRHLQIILFGRTYCKALGHKPENCPICSKI